A single genomic interval of Wolbachia endosymbiont of Diaphorina citri harbors:
- the rsmH gene encoding 16S rRNA (cytosine(1402)-N(4))-methyltransferase RsmH, protein MTHTPVLLKEMLFQLAPHSGGIYVDATFGAGGYSKAILESADCKVYAIDRDETVTKFYDDLNVKYPDRINLFIEKFSNIKNLLDSNNIKGINGIVFDVGVSSMQLDNGDRGFSFLRDGLLNMSMDNYSHVNASTFVNALREEEIANTIYNYGGERHSRKIARAIVNARKKKIIKTTFELADIVRSVVFRGKSKIDPATRTFQAIRIWVNDELGELEKGIKAASEILSENGKLIVVTFHSLEDRIVKTLFKDLCEPGPTKTFSLLNKKVMKASAEEINANPRARSAKLRAIQRLS, encoded by the coding sequence TAAAAGAGATGCTATTTCAATTAGCACCACACAGTGGTGGTATATATGTGGATGCCACGTTTGGAGCTGGAGGATATAGCAAAGCAATATTGGAATCCGCTGATTGCAAAGTGTATGCAATTGATAGGGATGAAACAGTTACCAAATTTTATGATGATCTGAACGTTAAATACCCTGATAGAATAAATCTATTTATTGAGAAATTTAGTAATATTAAAAATTTATTAGATAGTAATAATATTAAAGGCATCAATGGAATAGTTTTCGACGTTGGAGTTTCATCTATGCAGCTTGATAATGGAGATAGAGGATTCTCATTTCTACGTGATGGTCTACTTAACATGAGCATGGATAACTATTCTCATGTTAATGCTTCGACGTTTGTTAACGCTTTACGTGAAGAAGAGATTGCAAACACTATATATAATTACGGGGGTGAGCGTCATTCTCGTAAAATCGCAAGAGCGATAGTAAATGCGCGGAAGAAGAAAATTATCAAAACTACATTTGAACTTGCAGATATTGTACGTTCTGTAGTGTTTCGTGGGAAAAGCAAGATTGACCCTGCAACTAGAACATTTCAGGCGATCAGAATATGGGTAAACGATGAGCTAGGAGAGCTTGAAAAGGGTATTAAAGCTGCATCTGAGATTTTAAGTGAAAACGGCAAATTAATTGTAGTTACCTTTCATTCTCTAGAAGATCGTATAGTTAAAACCCTTTTTAAAGATTTGTGTGAACCAGGGCCTACCAAGACATTCTCCCTTTTAAACAAAAAAGTGATGAAAGCAAGTGCGGAAGAGATAAATGCAAATCCGCGTGCGCGTTCAGCAAAATTAAGAGCTATACAGAGGTTGTCATGA